The genomic stretch GCTCAGCCTGCGCAGCATCCACCGGCTTGGCGTGGCAGAGAAAGAGCACGTCACGCAGCTTGACCGGAGAAGCGCGGTCATACTTGGCCAGCGCGTACTCGTCAAACTTGGTGAAAGCCGCGGCCAGCCCCTTCTTGACCTGTGCGGAAAGAGGCTGCTTGCCGTCACTCCAGTAGAGCGCCACAAACTCAGAAAGTTCGTCGGCACGCTGGATCACGCGCAGCAATGTCTCCGCGACGAGTTGGCGGTGTGTTGCCAGACGCGCCATCTCACGCACCAGTAAGAGCGGCGCGTGACGCAGCTTCATCTTCTCGCGGGCTTCAACGGCCAGAGCGGCAACCTTCTCTGCGGCGACCTTGGGCACCAGTTCGCGGATGCGCCCGGCGATCGCGACGCCATCCTCATAAAACTGGCTCTCCCATAGCATGCACGCCAGAACAGACCGGCGCAGCTCCTGCTCAGCAGAGATGTGCTTTGCCGGTGCGCCCTCGTGTGTCTGCTTGGACTTCGCCGTCATCCAAGGCATTCCGCTCAGGTTGAGTACGTTCATGCGGGCCATTGTTTTTCTCCTTATTACTTCAGCGTTGCGATGCCTCACCGCAACGGGCGCAAGGGGCGCAACGGAAAATTATTTGGTTTCTGAAGCAGCCGGAATTTCTTCCGGCTTTGCCTCGTCCTGCTGATCTCGCGAATCCGTTTCTTCGGGCAAGGTAACGAATCCGGCGACACTGCCTGCGCTCTTGCTCCTGATTTGCCAGGCAATCTCTTTCATATTGTCGAAATCAGGCAGACGGCGATCTTCATAGTCAGTGCACTGCATGACCTTGAACGGAATACGTATGGGATCATACATGCCCGTGCAGATGACGATGCGTTCGCTTTCGGCGTAGCCCTGGATAATTCGCGCATGAGTGCATGTGTCACAGCGCGATTCATTGCCAATGGGCGTTCCGCCGTAAACCTTTCTTAGGCTCATATTCTCATTTCTAAGCGGCGTTCGCCGCGGGGCTTCGGTTCTGTCGCTTCGCTCCAGACCGCTTGAGCGTTTCGACCAAATGCATGCCTTCGTGCTCCTGTTGCATGCGGCTCGGCGCGCGAGTCGGCCTCGCCGCCAGATAGAGTTATCACGACGTAGCAGGCTGCGTCTCTACAGGAAATTTCTTCGCCGGGGAACAAAAGCGATGACAGGGTCTTATTCCTGGCGTCCTTTCTTAGACGACACCGCAAAAGCGGCGGCAGGGATCGATACCTGCATCTCCAGGTTGGTGAAGTAGCTCTCATCTTCACCACCGACGAAAAAGGTCTTGCCGGGGAACCAGCGACCGGGTATGGCGCTCTGCCACTGAGCTACGCGCGTCACTTACGAACAGCGACGGCGGCGGGATTCGAACCCGCGACCTCCCGATTAACAGTCGAAGTAACCCATGTCTTCACCACCGGCAAGGCTTCATTTGTGTCGCTGCGCTCCAAACCGCTACGCAGCGATTTCGACAACTAAGATCCTCTTGCGCCCGTTGCAGGCGGCTCGGCGCGCGAGTCGGCCTCGCTGCAAAAGTAAGCGTCCAGGTAGCAGCTAACGCTGGAAACAAGATTCCAAACGGGGAACAATCGACCCGGGTGTAGTGGTCCGTCGTTCTAGTTTGAAACTACGGCACTCGAGATGCCGGCGGGATTTGGCCGCATTCACCATTGCGCCAACTTGCGCGCAATGGCTGGCCGGGCCCGCACCTACGGACAGGCGATGTAACCCTTGTCTTCACCACCGATGAAATCTGTTCCAACGTCTAAACTGCTGTTATGGGAGCAGGGTGTTAACAGATCCCGCTCCCGTCCTTGGTGAACCTCTTCAGGCTTCTCCTCCGTCGCTGCGCTCCAAACCGCTATGCAGCCATCTCGACAATGACTTGATCTTTGCATTTACCGCATGCGGCTCGGCACGCAAGCCGGTCTCCCACCCCACCACGCGAAAAGCCGCGTGTCGAGGACCCCGGCCTCGCTGCTTATGAAATCAAATCAAGTCGGAGATTCATCTGGGGGAATAAGCAGCCGCGGTATTGGTCACTTATCAAATGAAGTAACCGCGACCTTCGCCACCCAGTGGGTTCAAAGCCGTTGTATGAATACAAAGGTTAAGCTTGCAGGCTCAATAGCTTGCAGCATTGCTCAAGTTTGGGTCGGTTTGCGTAGGACTGACGCGCCTGAGGTTAGCTGGAAAAATATTCAAACGCCCACAGGCTACCAGGACCTATGACCAGGTCTGTCAGCCTCCGCACCGGATTGTAGATAGTGCATTTCATTGGGCGTTACTCCTACGCATAGACAAGATAGCAAACTATAGCTTGCGCGTGAATACAGAAAACACGGAATTGCAGAAAATAATTTGTGAAATGAAAAAAATTGCGGGTGAATGGCTGAAAGTTTAGTTCCTGTGTGGCTCGATGAACGGCTTCACAGGCGACAAACTACTTCAGCTTTAACTTCTTCTTCACGATCTTGTGCAACTCGGCGGTGCGGCGTTCTTTGTAATAAGAGTCGGCATTTGCGATTTCGAGCTCATGCAGTTTCTGGCCACGTCCCGCGATGGGCGTGCAGATGGGAGTTTTAGGATCGGAAGGCTGGAGCTGCTGCGGGATAAAGGTTCCCACTAGTTTGCCTCGAGAGCTGATTATGTGAACTTTCATAGGTATAGCCAATCTTTTCTTTTATAACCAATCCTGGAGATTCAGATTATGAGCAACATGCTGCGTGCCGGGATTGTGGATATCAACTGTATAGAAATTCTTGGAGTCACCGGTTGCACCAAGGCCCTGGTTCTGGGCCTGCAGCACAACCACGCCCAGAACATCGTCAATAATGTTGGGAGCGGCGGTCACAATGCCGACGTCCTGTCCGGTACCGTAACTGATGCTCCACGAAACAGTTTGTCCACCGGCCAAGCTGAACAATGGTCCTACCGAGCGATGATGCGCCATTGGAAACCCTCTCGCCCGGAATAGTGCGCCAGCCCGGTAAAACGTATCAAAAAAAATTGCAGACTGGCGCTCCTGGCGATTACCAACTGTAATGCGCGGTATAGGTCACCACTTTTTCTCCATCGGGTGGCACCTTCACGCGAAACTCGACGGTCTTGCTGTCCAGCTTGTTGAATGGGTCTGAAGTCTTTTGGATGTCCCAGTTCGTCCAGCGGTACAGGTGCTCGACCACGCGAATTTCCATGGGCTCTTTCTTATGGTTGCGCAGCTTGATCTCAAAGCTTTCATCCAGCGTGCGTGCATGGCGGTCAATATTGAACCCGGTGCGTTTGCGCTCGCCTACGGCATCAAATACGTTGCCGGTGTAGAGACGGATAGTCTCGTCGCTGGGCGTGTGGTCGATCAGGTTTTCGCCGGTAAATTCAAGCTGGCCGTCCGTGTCGCGACGGTAGAAACGCACGCGGCCCTTGGGCAGCGGCATGCCGAGATGGTTTTCCTTGCTGTTCTTGAATTCCACCATCGACCAGATCTTGCTGTTCGACTGGATCCCGAAGTTTTCCATGTCGCGGATCTGCTCCATCTGATAGCCACGGTAGTTCTGGTCCAGCTTGAGGCCGTCATAGACATACAGCCGTTGTGATGGGACGCCGGATGCGCGCACGAATTCCACCTGCTTGGTTTCACGGTCGTAGAGAGTTGAAGGACGTTCAAGCGTGTAGAGGTGGTACTCGTCAAAGTTGCGCTCGGTGACGGCAGGTGCGAAAGAATCGGCTTTCGCTGCGAGACCGAATGATTCGGAAACTGGCCCGCCCATGACTACCGGCTGAAGCTTGTTTACGTCCCCGGCCATCAGCTTGATGTGAGCGTTGGAAAAGGTCTTGCCGGTCTGGTTGTCCAGCGTGACCCAGCCGACGATATCGAGCAGATTGCCGCTGACGGGCGCGACCACGTTGTAGTCGGCGTGCCAGCTCATGCCGCCGGTCACATAGCTGAATTCCGCATTGGTGCTGCCGGGACGGTCGCTCTGCAACAGCCAAGAGAGCGTGGGTTTCAAAATCGTGTCATTGCTCAGCGCGGGAAAGATAGGCTGCCCGGGAAGGCCGAACTGCAATTTGCCATCGATTTCAATGATCGGCTCGCCGTTGCCGGCGGCCACGTAAGCCTGTTGTGCCTGGTAATACTGCTGATCGTATGCGCTGTATGCCTGGTAGTGCGGCGTGTAGCCGCTGCGGATGATCTTTCCCGGCACGAGCCTGCGGTTGCCGTCTTTATCCGGCACAAGGAACTCAATGGTCTTGCCTTCATATAGGGCCAGCAGGCGGCCCTGCGAAGCCACGTCACTGCGATAGTTTTGCTCCAGAATGCGCAGATCGCGGCCGCTTTTCAGGTCGCGCAGGATGACCGAATCCGGCTCCAGATGAGCGGTGATGTCGGTAATTTCAAACTGGTTGGCGCCGCTTTTCAAGTCCAGCGGCAAAGTTTGCCGCACTACGGCAAACGATTGGTTATAGATGGTGAGAGCGGCAGAGTCATCGTTAGATTGGTTTGAAGTTTTTTGGGTCAGGCCGGTAGCAGCGCTGGCCAGCAAAAGTAGAAAAGTAAGAAATACCCGCATAGGTGCACGTCCTTTATAGGTGAAGCATGGGCGGCCGAATCGGGGGAGAGGGAAAAGAGATTCTATGCCAAACAGATGAACGAGGGACCGGAGGTTTCTTGCACGGGAAAAACGTGGGTAATGAAGAGGACCTAAAGGTAGTTAGTTTGATCGTGTTCCGAAAGAGTTGGGAAAAATAGAATCCCCAGAGAGCTTCGTTGCAACAGGGGTCCCTCCCCTTCGACAAGAGATCCTTCGCTCTGCTCAGGATTTCGCCTGCAGGCTCCCGCTTTGCTCACGCCTGCAAGAACGGCTCAAGCTCAGGGTCGGGATAGAGCATTAGCAATCCACTCCGCCGCCTCTTTCGTCCCCAGGCTCCCCCCGATATCAGACGTCGTCTTTTTCTGCTGAACCGCAGCGAGCACGGCTTTGTTGATTCGATCGGATTCTTTGGCGAAGCCCAGATGATCCAGCATCATGGCCGCCGTGGAGATAGCGCCGATGGGGTTGGCGATGTTCTTGCCCGCGAAGGGCGGCGCGGAGCCGTGCACCGGCTCAAACATTGAGGTCTTGCCGGGATGGATATTTCCGCTGGCGGCCATGCCCAGTCCGCCCTGCAGGGCCGCGGCCAGGTCGGTAATGATGTCGCCAAACATATTGTTGGTTACGATTACGTCAAATTGTTTGGGATCGCGCGCCATGTGCATGCAAAGGGCGTCCACATACATGTGTTGCGTCTGGATCTCCGGGTACTCAGCAGCGACGATCTTGAAAACGCGCTGCCACAGGCCGCCGGCAAAGGTCATGACGTTGGACTTGTCTGACATCAGGACTTTTTTGCGGCCCTGCTTGCGGGCCAGATCAAAGGCAAATCGGATTACGCGCTCCACGCCCTTGCGGGTGTTGAAATCTTCCTGCGTGGCAATCTCGTCGGGAGTACCTTGCTTGAGCACTCCGCCGGCGTCCACATAGGGGCCTTCAGTGTTTTCGCGAATCACAACAAAATCCACGTGCTCAGGCTTCACGCCCTTAAGTGGACAGAGCGCTTCATCGAGAAGCTTAACCGGACGCACGTTGGCGTAGAGGTCCATCTTGAAGCGCATGCCCAGCAGGATTTCTTTGGCATGGATATTGGTAGGCACGCGCGGATCGCCGAGGGCACCGACAAAGATCGCATCGAAATCGCGCGCCAGCATGGTGAAGCCGTCAGCGGGGATGGTGGTGCCGTCTTTCAGGTAGCGGTCAGCCGACCAATCAAAGGTAGTGAATTCGACTGCCGCGCCTGTTGCTTCAACGACCTTCAGGGCTGCGGGAATAACTTCTTTGCCAATGCCATCTCCGGGGACAACGGCGATTCTTTTCATTTTGTCGCTACGCTCCAAACCGCTTACGCATCCTTTTCCGGGCAACGATGGCTCTGCCCTGACGCAACGAGCTCGGCGCGCGAGCCGGCCTCGCTCTTATGATTCATGTTCTTTAGTGACGAACTTTTTTGTAACAACAATGAAATATATCAAAAGCGCTTCATCAACCTCGGCAAACTTCGGCAGGAGTCAGGAAAAGAACGCCGCTGCATCATGTGGCGGCTTTCAATGAATGAATCGGCAAGACCCGGGCCGCAGTCCTTTACCTCATCCGCCAAGGGTGGCGACGATCAAAGATTACGCGCGATGTTGGCGGCAAAGTTCGACTGCAACAGGACAAGAAGATTGTCTGGATTCTGGGCTATGAGAACGCCAATGCGGTGCAACGCTCGCTGCGCTTCTTTGCTCAGAAGCGCAGGAATCAAGACTTAAAGGAAGCGCGAGCCGCGGCGTGATGCTCCGCTCCAGCATATAGCTGCTGATGGACATCCTTGCGCGTGCGATCATTTTGGCGGTCGTTATGATCGGATCGCGCGGACCCAAGTCCGAAAATCACCAACAGCAGAACGGATGTGACCAGCCATAAAAGGGCCACTCCAAAAACAAGCCTATTGAGCCGCGCGGTATGCTGCAGCCTGATTTTTTTTTCTCTTTGTAATCTCATGTCTATTTCTATAGATGCCCATAGGCACGAGTTCGTTACTGCTGCCGGATAGAAAAAGAGAAATTAATTATTCTTTTTGGCAGCAGCGGAATTCTTTTGTTCGTCACAAAAATTACGAAAAAAAAACACGCAGAAATTGCAGCGATTCTAAAGCGGTTTTGCACTGGCTGTATTCCGACGTGCTTTGCACTGGGGCTAAAGCCCGAATTTTATAGTCCTTTACGAGGCACTGAAGGGCCGCTCTTCCACCGATCGACTACAGCATTCAAGATATGGATTTCAAGGTGGTGTGTCCCACAGGCTTCAGCGCCGGACGCCGGCGGTTATTGCGCTTGCAACGCAGGCATAAATGTCCAGCTCCACCCTCACTGGATCCAGCTCTCTGGAAGTGCTTTAGCACAAAAATATTTGCAAAGAATGCTGGGCAATGTCAGGGCCGAGCGTTAGCAACTCTTTTTATGGTGTCACCGTGACGCTCAGAGCAGACGAATGACTGACGCCGGAAGTAGCCGTTACGGTGACGCTTGAAAAGCCCGGAGGCGTGCCTGTCTTAGGATTTGGTTGTGGGCTGCCTCCGCCACAACTGGCAACCAGAAGAGCCAGCGCAATGATCCCAAAAACGGCTGAAAAATGCCTGGCCTTTTTGCCGCGGTTGTTTCTTCCTACCACGAAAAATCCAAACACAATTCCAAGCGCCCAGGCAGTGGACGTCCAGCGATGCAAGCCAGCAATTGGGACAGCAAGGGAACTTGCAGCGGTGGTATTGAGGGTAAGAGTGGTGGAAACCGGCGAGCCGTTAGGTGTAACGCTGGCGGGTGAGAAAGTACAGCTGGATGCAGCCGGAAGGCCGCTGCAGGCGAACGTTACCGGCGAATTCATGCCATTGACCGGGCTGATGGTAATGGTAAACGTGGCGCTCTGGCCCGCTTTGATGGTTGCACCGGCGGGCGAAGCGTCCATAGAGAAATCTCCATTCGGATTGCCCACGACCAGAGTTGTGGTTCCGGTGCTGGGGGCCAGGACTGCGTCACCAGGATATTCAGCGGTAATAGTGTATGTGCCCTGAAATTGCGGTGTGAACAATACGGGATTCGGCGGGTTCTGCGGCGCCGTGGTCAGGAACGCGCCATTCACCCGATAAATGAACTTTGAAGGAGGATTGCTGACTCCAACCACTGTTGCGTTCAGCGAAAAGACTTGACTGGCGGCGGGAAATAAGCTGGCCGTCAGGTGAACAGAACTGGCTGTCCGCACCGCAGTAAGAGAACGTACGTCTTCAACCAAAGTGAGAGAGGTGGCAGGAGGAAATGATGCGTCTCCGCCGTACGTGGCCGTGATGTTGTGAAGACCCGCGGTGGGAAAGACAACCTGTGAAAGAGCGTCAACTGGCAGCCGCGCGATTGTTCCCAGCAGAGGAGAGGAGCCCAGGACATCTCCATCGGCCTTGAATACAACGCTGCCTCCGGGAGAACTGGTTGAGGGAGCGCTGGGCGTGACATCGGCAATGAATGTAACTGGATTCAACTGCCTGGCTGGCGTAACGGATGTGGTCAGCGTAATGTTGGGAACGGCCCCGGCCGGCGGGCCAGGATTTACGGCCACGGCTATCGGTGAAAGGGATGCGCTCGGCGCAAAGAGAGTGTTGGTGGAAGGATCAAGCACTCCGGCAAAGCTGGCGTTCACATTGTGCAAGCCGGCTGCAAAGGTAAAGTCGAGCGCTGCATTGCCATAAATATTCACCGTGGCAGTTCCCAGTGTTGTGGAGCCTTCAGTGAACGTAACCGTGCCAACACCGTTCGGGCTTCCGGCATTCAGCGAGCTAACATTGGCAATGAGCGTGACCGGCGCGGCTGTGCTGGCCGTGGCTGCGGAAGCGCTGATCTGCGTCTGGCTGGCGGTAGCAATGCTGACGGGAGTAGTTCCAGGATTGAGAAAGACAGAAACATTCGCCAGGTTCAGCGGATCTTGCAGCACCAGGTCAGGGAAGCCGTCACCGTTTAGATCAGCTATGGCGAGAATACCAAAGGCCGAATTTGAGATGGTAATGGGGTCACCAAACCCGCCATGTCCGTTGCCGGGATAGTAGCGGATCCCGGGGGCCAGCACCTCTGCCTGCACAAAATCCGTAGTACCGTTATGGTCAAAATCCACCGGGATTCCATCCGCCAGCTTGATGCTGTTGATCCTGAGCTGCGTATAGAGTGAGCCGCCCTGGCCGTCTCCAAAGAAGGTAATAAACTGGCTGGGATAGTCAGGGATGGAATCGCCGTTCAGGTCCGGGGATAACGTACAATTCTGGCCGTTCTCAAGTTTCCCTGTGATAAACCCAGCGGGCATATTGTTCAGAGCAACGTAGCAGACAGATCCGCCAGACCTGACGTTGCCCCCAACGGCAAACAGGTCAGGTTTGCCATCCAGATTTGCGTCAGTGACATAAAGGTGCCCGAAGGTCGCGCCTTCCAGGCCAATCGTAAACAGGCGGGGCGGCAGAAAGCCCCCATGTCCATCTCCAAAAAGGATGGCAATAGATTCTCCTGAGGCGAAAGCGATGTCTGGAAAACCGTCACCATTGAGGTCAGCTACAGCAACAGGCGCCTGGTCAATCTCAATGCTGCCAAGAGCTATGGGTGTTGCGGCTGAAAAATTGCCGGCGCCGTCACCGAAAAGAGTTTCGAATGTCAAACCCGGAGCCGAAATCTCGCTAACAAGAATGTCCAGGTGGCCATCGTTGTTGAAGTCGGCCAGAGCCACTGTAAACACCGGGTGGCTCACGGGAAGAAAGTGCGTTGCCGTGAGCGTACCAGCGCCATCATTGATGAGAACTGTGACGGTGTTCGGGCTTATGTTTCCTGCCACGACATCGAGCTTGCCGTCGCCATTGAGATCGCCGACTGCAGCCGCTTGGGCGGAAGCTAGACAATGAAAGCAAAAAAAGAAGAATAAAACGGAGAGAAGAAACCGGATACGCATAAAAAATCCACCTACTCTGGGTCGGGTGATTCATTTTAACGCAGCGAAGTAGGTTCGTGTGCGCAAAATATCAGGAATCTATAGGAACCAACAATCCAAGCTAGTTCATTGGCTTAGACTGGGTATGCGCGTGTTACCAAAGTCCAAAGCTACCTTCCAGCAGCCATCTATCTTTCGCCAGACGGTGGTATACATTCCGCGCGAGATTGTGGAACCGTTTCTAGCTTCATACTGACCATAGGTATAGCCAAGCGTGCCATCCTTGGAAGCTTCAGCATGGTTCGGCGACCATGTGAGGGTGAAATCTCTATCGGCAAACACAGGCTGGTAAAAAGCGCGCAATGCATTCTTGCCGGTGACGGTCTGGCCATCGTGAATGATGGAAGCGTCATCGGCAAAGAAATCCATCCAGCCATCCAGGCGGCGGGCGGTGTGTCTGGCGAAGTTGAGATCGGCATCACGAAGTTCTTGTTCCCATATCGAGGCCTGTGCGGCGGGTGATAAGGGACGTGAAGTGGGTTTCTGTGCGGCGCCCATCGTGGCTGCCAGTGAGAGTACAAATAAAAAAATAAAAAAACGGGGCATTTTCAACCTTCGGCATCGAAAGTGCCGCCAGTGAATTGGACCGCTACGACGGCCTCCTGATTCTACGACCAATTGCCGTAGGACCAAAGTCTTCAAGATTGCGTACTCAGATAGGGACCTCTCGCTTCGCTTCGAGATTGGTTAAAGTCTTCTTTTCCACCAATATCCACAGCTCTGCACCAATCTTCGGCATTGCTCTCTGTCGCGACGGTAGGTAGATTCGCAATACCAGTTGTAAGCCGCTTTTGATCAGAGTTTTCACCAGCCAACAATTCCACAGGATTACCGTCGCGTAGCCGACGGGCGAGATTTGCTTGTGGATAAATTCCCACGTGTACCAAGGGAGAAACCACCCCGAAATCGGTCATTTTCCGGTAAAGGATGGGAAACAAACTACTTGAGTCATGTGGCGGCGTTTGGGCGACTAAGGTACAATAGATTGTATAAGACTCTTGACACGCACAATATACAGGCGTAAGTTTCCAACACTACGGTTGTTCTGGCCGGACCCGCGGCAAGTCAGGAACGGGTCACAGACAGCCTGAAGACTACCCGGCGTCAGAGGTGCCGCCGGAAACAATAATCGCGGTGAACTTCATATTTGTGTGTGCGCATCACCGGGCCCGACCGGTGCTGCTTAACCGTGCTTTGGGGGAAGAGACGTATGGAGATGAACTGGTCACGTTGGTTCCATTGCGAATCGAGCTTTGGCTTGCTGCTGGTTCCGAGCCAGCCCGGAGTATTTGCTCTGGCGGAAGAAATTGTGCAGGCGGTGGGAGAGCAATCGCGCCGGA from Terriglobia bacterium encodes the following:
- a CDS encoding 3-isopropylmalate dehydrogenase, encoding MKRIAVVPGDGIGKEVIPAALKVVEATGAAVEFTTFDWSADRYLKDGTTIPADGFTMLARDFDAIFVGALGDPRVPTNIHAKEILLGMRFKMDLYANVRPVKLLDEALCPLKGVKPEHVDFVVIRENTEGPYVDAGGVLKQGTPDEIATQEDFNTRKGVERVIRFAFDLARKQGRKKVLMSDKSNVMTFAGGLWQRVFKIVAAEYPEIQTQHMYVDALCMHMARDPKQFDVIVTNNMFGDIITDLAAALQGGLGMAASGNIHPGKTSMFEPVHGSAPPFAGKNIANPIGAISTAAMMLDHLGFAKESDRINKAVLAAVQQKKTTSDIGGSLGTKEAAEWIANALSRP
- a CDS encoding FG-GAP-like repeat-containing protein — translated: MRIRFLLSVLFFFFCFHCLASAQAAAVGDLNGDGKLDVVAGNISPNTVTVLINDGAGTLTATHFLPVSHPVFTVALADFNNDGHLDILVSEISAPGLTFETLFGDGAGNFSAATPIALGSIEIDQAPVAVADLNGDGFPDIAFASGESIAILFGDGHGGFLPPRLFTIGLEGATFGHLYVTDANLDGKPDLFAVGGNVRSGGSVCYVALNNMPAGFITGKLENGQNCTLSPDLNGDSIPDYPSQFITFFGDGQGGSLYTQLRINSIKLADGIPVDFDHNGTTDFVQAEVLAPGIRYYPGNGHGGFGDPITISNSAFGILAIADLNGDGFPDLVLQDPLNLANVSVFLNPGTTPVSIATASQTQISASAATASTAAPVTLIANVSSLNAGSPNGVGTVTFTEGSTTLGTATVNIYGNAALDFTFAAGLHNVNASFAGVLDPSTNTLFAPSASLSPIAVAVNPGPPAGAVPNITLTTSVTPARQLNPVTFIADVTPSAPSTSSPGGSVVFKADGDVLGSSPLLGTIARLPVDALSQVVFPTAGLHNITATYGGDASFPPATSLTLVEDVRSLTAVRTASSVHLTASLFPAASQVFSLNATVVGVSNPPSKFIYRVNGAFLTTAPQNPPNPVLFTPQFQGTYTITAEYPGDAVLAPSTGTTTLVVGNPNGDFSMDASPAGATIKAGQSATFTITISPVNGMNSPVTFACSGLPAASSCTFSPASVTPNGSPVSTTLTLNTTAASSLAVPIAGLHRWTSTAWALGIVFGFFVVGRNNRGKKARHFSAVFGIIALALLVASCGGGSPQPNPKTGTPPGFSSVTVTATSGVSHSSALSVTVTP
- a CDS encoding nuclear transport factor 2 family protein, with product MPRFFIFLFVLSLAATMGAAQKPTSRPLSPAAQASIWEQELRDADLNFARHTARRLDGWMDFFADDASIIHDGQTVTGKNALRAFYQPVFADRDFTLTWSPNHAEASKDGTLGYTYGQYEARNGSTISRGMYTTVWRKIDGCWKVALDFGNTRIPSLSQ